In Oryza brachyantha chromosome 2, ObraRS2, whole genome shotgun sequence, a single window of DNA contains:
- the LOC102716474 gene encoding serine/threonine-protein kinase D6PK → MMEVADKTVEPKGPSVATAQLPNNVELLKSVVLNPSGEVGSPQKQHEKDLLAEGEESFRSEDSSDECGRSSFSGVSHPPEPIDVDLMSTVYVAIDEEKPEPPECLMRGLPAKGASMEDLSVHAMVAKPDVIVGTHNVNGLVEERKVNGAVVGPCHVAHVPEHVETVSSTQASEEKDFVWDASFPPSGNVSPHSSSDSTGVVAATSIRESSTSTCRSGVLTSESILNVEKTSESTKGSARGNSMESTKTSMSRASDSSGVSDDSNWSNITGSANKPHKGNDPRWRAILAVRGRGNVLGMSHFRLLKRLGCGDIGSVYLSELSGTRCYFAMKVMDKASLASRKKLNRAQTEREILQLLDHPFLPTLYTHFETDRFSCLVMEFCPGGDLHTLRQRQPRKHFSEYAARFYAAEVLLALEYLHMLGVVYRDLKPENVLVRDDGHIMLSDFDLSLRCTVSPTLIRASASESDPRRAGGSFCVQPACIEPSSVCIQPACFMPRLFGQRSKRQGRKPRSEPGQCSAALLPELVAEPTAARSMSFVGTHEYLAPEIIKGEGHGSAVDWWTFGIFLHELLYGKTPFKGSGNRATLFNVVGQQLRFPESPSTSYAGRDLIRGLLVKEPQQRLGVKRGAAEIKQHPFFEGVNWALIRCSTPPEVPRHVEAELPAKYGVAEPVAGGGGKRVVGAEVKSGGKYLDFEFF, encoded by the exons ATGATGGAGGTAGCTGATAAGACTGTGGAGCCAAAGGGCCCTTCGGTGGCCACTGCTCAGCTGCCAAATAATGTAGAGTTGCTTAAATCAGTTGTGCTGAATCCATCAGGGGAAGTGGGGAGTCCACAGAAGCAGCATGAGAAAGATCTGTTGGCAGAAGGTGAGGAGAGCTTCCGGAGCGAGGACTCATCAGATGAGTGCGGTCGGAGTTCATTCTCTGGGGTCAGCCACCCCCCGGAGCCAATTGATGTGGATCTTATGAGCACGGTGTATGTTGCAATCGACGAGGAGAAGCCTGAGCCGCCGGAGTGCTTGATGCGAGGTCTACCGGCTAAAGGAGCATCCATGGAGGACCTCTCAGTCCATGCCATGGTTGCAAAGCCTGATGTGATTGTTGGCACGCACAATGTCAATGGATTGGTTGAAGAGAGGAAGGTGAACGGTGCTGTGGTAGGACCATGCCATGTAGCCCATGTTCCAGAGCATGTCGAAACTGTTTCGTCAACTCAGGCCTCGGAGGAGAAGGACTTCGTCTGGGATGCCTCCTTCCCTCCCAGCGGCAATGTCAGCCCTCACAGTAGCAGTGATAGCACTGGGGTGGTTGCTGCCACAAGCATCAGGGAAAGCTCCACTAGCACATGTAGAAGTGGAGTTCTAACTAGTGAATCCATTCTTAATGTGGAGAAGACATCTGAGAGTACAAAGGGTAGCGCTCGAGGTAACTCAATGGAAAGCACAAAGACCAGCATGAGTCGGGCGAGTGATAGTAGCGGCGTTAGTGACGACAGCAACTGGAGTAATATCACAGGAAGTGCTAACAAGCCTCACAAGGGCAATGATCCTAGATGGAGAGCTATTCTAGCCGTCCGGGGCCGAGGCAATGTGCTTGGGATGAGCCATTTTAGATTGCTCAAGCGTCTTGGCTGTGGCGACATTGGCAGCGTCTACCTCTCAGAGTTGAGTGGGACAAGGTGCTACTTTGCAATGAAAGTAATGGACAAGGCTTCCTTAGCAAGCCGAAAGAAGTTGAACAGAGCTCAAACCGAAAGGGAAATTCTGCAGCTTTTGGATCATCCATTCCTTCCTACTCTGTATACACACTTTGAGACAGACAGGTTCTCATGTCTAGTAATGGAATTCTGTCCTGGTGGTGATCTGCACACGCTGCGGCAGCGACAACCGCGGAAGCACTTCTCTGAGTATGCAGCAAG GTTTTATGCCGCTGAAGTGCTCCTAGCTCTGGAGTACCTGCACATGCTGGGCGTCGTCTACAGGGACCTGAAGCCGGAGAACGTCCTGGTGCGCGACGACGGCCACATCATGCTCTCCGACTTCGACCTCTCGCTGCGTTGCACGGTGTCGCCGACGCTCATCAGAGCGTCGGCGTCGGAGTCCGATCCCAGGAGAGCCGGCGGCTCGTTCTGCGTGCAGCCAGCCTGCATTGAGCCTTCTTCAGTCTGCATCCAGCCGGCGTGCTTCATGCCCAGGCTGTTCGGCCAGAGGAGCAAGAGGCAGGGCAGGAAGCCGAGGTCCGAGCCTGGGCAGTGCAGCGCCGCCCTGCTGCCGGAGCTCGTCGCGgagccgacggcggcgcggtcgaTGTCCTTCGTGGGGACGCACGAGTACCTGGCGCCGGAGATCATCAAGGGGGAAGGCCACGGCAGCGCCGTCGACTGGTGGACGTTCGGCATCTTCCTGCACGAGCTCCTCTACGGCAAGACGCCGTTCAAGGGGTCGGGCAACCGCGCCACGCTCTTCAACGTGGTCGGCCAGCAGCTGCGGTTCCCGgagtcgccgtcgacgagctACGCGGGCCGGGACCTCATCAGGGGCCTCCTGGTGAAGGAGCCGCAGCAGCGGCTGGGCGTGAAGCGGGGCGCCGCCGAGATCAAGCAGCACCCCTTCTTCGAGGGCGTCAACTGGGCGCTCATCCGGTGCAGCACGCCCCCCGAGGTGCCGAGGCACGTCGAGGCCGAGCTGCCGGCCAAGTACGGCGTGGCCGAgccggtggcgggcggcggcggcaagaggGTGGTCGGCGCCGAGGTGAAATCCGGCGGGAAGTACCTCGACTTCGAGTTCTTTTAG